In Abyssibacter profundi, the sequence TCGACTATGTGCAAAACCGCAAGGCCTTCGGACAGGCCATCGGCAGCTTTCAGAACACGCGCTTCGAGCTGGCGCGCATGAAAACAGATCTCGAGGTGAATCGAGCCTTCGTGAATCACTGCGCCAGCCTGTATGCCCAGGGGCAGCTCGATGTTCCCACCGCAGCCATGGTCAAGCTGGCCAGCACGGAGATGCAATGCAATGTGGCCGATGGCTGCCTGCAGCTATTCGGTGGCTACGGTTACATGAGCGAATACCCCATCGCGCGGGCCTTTGCCGATGCGCGGGTCCAGCGGATTTACGGCGGTACCTCCGAAATCATGAAAGAGGTCATCGCCCGGTCCATGCTGGGGCGCGCCTAGCTACGCCAGATCGCGCCAAGCGCTGCAAGTCGTCTGGCGGGATCAGCCATCCCTGATCCCGCCATCACCTCCCGCCCGGCTGGGCGGCTCGCTCAGGCCGGGAGATAGCCCACACTGCGGAACCAGTCCAGCGCGCTGTCCAGGGTTTGCTCCAGGGTCAGCCGGGGCTGGTAATCCAGTTCGCGCAAAGCCTTGTCGCCGCTGAGGTGCTGGCCGGCCGACATCACCGCAATCGCCGTGGCACTGATCTGCGGTGGTGGTCCGCCCAACCGATACCGCAGGGCCTGCACCGCGCTCACGGCCCGGGCAACCGGCAAAGGCACCGCGCGCGGCACGGCGGTGCCCAGACGGCGAGCCGCCAGTGTCATGATCTCGTCCATACTCGTATTGCTGCCGGTCAGCAGGTAGCGCTCGCCCGCCGCGCCGCGCTCGATCACGGCCAGAATGCCGCGCCCGGCATCCTCGGCGGCCACGACATTGCGGTTGCCGCGCACATAATTGGGCAATGCGCCATTGCCGAGACGCGTCAGCAACTGGCCGGTCGACGGCCCATAGTCATACGGCCCGAACGTCATGGCCGGAATCGCGATGGACACCGCGAGTTGCTGATCCGACGCCTGGGCGTAGTGGGCGTCCATGGCCCACTTCAGGCGCACGTACGGATTACGTGTCCGGGGCGCCGTGTCACGGATGCAGCGCTCATCTCCGACCGCACCCTCCCCCGCTGGCGCCAGCGCAATCGAGCCACCGACGTAAACGGCACGCGACACAGCAGCGGCTCGGCAGGCCGTCAGGAAATCTTCGGTTTGCCGCAGTGCTGTGCGGACTTCATCGCGCCACGGTCGCGGTGTCGTGGGGTAGTACGCGGCCGCGTTGACCACCGCATCGAGCCCGGCGAAGGCCTGCTCCAGCGATGCCCGCTCGTTGGCATCGGCCACCCGGCATTCGGCGGCCAGATCGCTGACGCGTGACAGGTCTGACCCAGCACGGTGTAGGACCACAACCTCGTGCCCGGCTGCCTGCGCGGCCGCTGCAGCGTGGTGCCCCAACATGCCGGTGCCACCCAGAACTCCGATTTTCATGCCGCCTAACCCCTTGATGTGCCTCACGCACTGTCGAGCCCCATCGCAGCTGCGTCAAGACACAAGACTTGACCCGGTCCCGGCCAATATGGACAGTGCATAGGCACACTTATAGTTAGAGGCATCCGTGCCCCGATCTCGCGTCCCCGTTGGCCCCTCGTCCCTGATTGTCGAAATCGCCCGCCTGATCCGTCGGGATTTCGGTCAGCGTGCCGAGCACCTGAACCTGACCCAGTCCCAGTGGCGCGCGCTGTACCAAATCTCGCATCGTCCGGGGATCAACCAAGCCAAGCTCGCCGAGAAATTGGAGGTGCATCCGGTGTCCGTCACCCAGGTGGTCGACCGACTGGTCAAGGCGGGCTGGGTCGTCCGTGTTCCCGACCCCATGGACCGTCGAGCCGTGCAATTGCAGCTCACTGACGCCTGTGTCCCCCTGCTCGAAGAAATGGACCGGATTTCCATCGAAACCCGCGAGACCGTGCTGGCCGGGCTGGATGAGACACAGCGCAAGGACCTCGAGGATGTGCTGCGCCACGTCCGGGCCAACCTGCGCCAGGCGTTCGGCGCAGATGAAAGCGACGATTGATAGCCAAGCCCTCGGCTTTTCGTGCCGCCACGTTGCGGTCCGCTAACCGACGAGGCACGGCGCGCGAAGCAATGTTTGGTCATTCCGAATAAACGAGGCGCGACGCGGTCAGGCCTGTTTGCAGGCGCGCATGACCTGACGTCGCGGTGCCCTCGCCGCGTCTTGTTGTAGCGGGCGGCAAGATCACCGATCTCTCACGCGGCCAGCCTGCCGCCATCGACCTTGTTCACGCCTGCCAGTCCTGTGGCCCTGCACTAATCTCGCGCCCTCGACCACATCTGGCCGAAGGCCGCACTGGCGGCTGGGCGAGAATTCTTGGCTGCACCCCTGCTTCAACAAACTGATCGCGGGCTGTACTGCGCGCCCGGCGATTTCTACATCGACCCCTGGCGGCCGGTGGACCGGGCGATCATCACGCATGCCCACGCAGACCATGCGCGGCCGGGTCACGCCCACTATCTGGCCCATGCGCAAAGCTGGCCGGTCATGCAACGCCGTCTGGGCGAAATCTCCGGTGACATCGTTCGCTACGGCGAGGTCATCCGCCATCAGGGCGTCACCATCAGCCTGCATCCGGCCGGGCATATTCTCGGGTCGGCACAGGTCCGTGTGGAGTCCCGCGGCGAGGTCTGGGTGGTCACGGGTGATTACAAGCGCGATGCGGACGCCACCTGTACGGCGTTCGAGCCGCAGCGGTGCCACACGCTGATCTCCGAGGTGACGTTCGGGTACCCGGTGTACCGCTGGCCTGGCGAAGCGGTGGTGCTCGAGCAGCTACGGCAGTGGTGGGCGCAATGCCGCGTCCGGGGCGAGGCCGCCGTCCTGTTCTGCTACGCCTTGGGCAAGGCACAGCGCCTGTTACATGGCCTGCGTGCCCTCGATGAACCGGTGGTCGTGCATGGCGCCCTGCCCCCCATTAACGCCATCTACGAAGCCGCCGGTGTTCCGCTGGCACCATGCGAAACCGTTGGCCGCCGGCAACAAAGCTTTGCCGGACGCCTGGTCATGGCCCCACCCAGCGCCGCCGGCAGTGCCTGGATGAAACGCTTCCCCAAGCGTTCGACTGCATTTGCCTCGGGTTGGATGCAACTCCGCGGAAACCGACGGCGGCGGGGCTATGACCGGGGCTTCGTGTTGTCCGACCACGCCGACTGGGCAGGTCTGCTGCAGACCGTTGCAGACAGTCAGGCCGAGCAGGTACTGCTCACCCACGGCGACAGCGCCCCGCTGGAACGCCTGCTGCGTGAACGTGGTCTGGATGCCCGCGCCCTGGAGGCGCAGCGCCCGCCGGGCGAAGACAGCCCATGAAACGTTTCGCCGCACTCTTCCACACCCTGGACGGCAGCACGCGCAGTTCGCACAAGCGCGCGGCCCTGGTCGCATACTTCGCATCCGCGCCCGCCCGGGATGCGGCCCACGCGGTGGCAACACTCTGCGGTCAGCGCCCACGCCGCGCGGTTAATGCCACACGACTACGCCAGGCCGCCGCGCAACGCACCGGATTGCCGCTTTGGTTGATCGAGGAGACCTATCACCACGTTGGCGACCTGGCCGAGACCATTGCACTGCTGCTGCCCGAGCCCGATCACCCGCAGTCCATCCCCTTGCATGAACTGCTCGAACGGCGCCTACCGGCACTGGCAAGGGCGGATGAAGCCGGGCAAATCGATCAACTCTGTCGGCTGTGGTCTCACTTGCCTGCCGATGAGCGACTGGTCTTCAACAAACTGTTGACGGGGGGCTTTCGGGTCGGTGTGGCCCGCCAAAGCGTCATCCATGCCCTGGCGGCGCATCTTCAGGTCGACGCCGAACGGATCGCCGCACGATTAATGGGGCGCATCGAGCCGGACCCCGGCCTCATGGACCGGCTGGGTGCTGACGAGCGCCCCGCGGATTCGCTGGCCCCCTACCCCTTTTTGCTGGCACACCCGGCTCCGGAATCCATTCAGGATCTCGGGGACGCCACGGACTATCTGGCCGAATGGAAGTGGGATGGCATGCGTGCCCAGCTCGTCGTACGCAACGGTGCTGTCGCGATCTGGTCACGTGGCGAAGACGATGTCACCCCGCTCTTTCCGGAATTACGGGATGCGGCCGCAACGCTGGCGGATGGCACGGTACTCGATGGTGAAATTCTGGCCTGGGATGCCAGGGGTGTCCGTCCCTTCGGGGATTTGCAGCGTCGACTGAATCGCAAGCGCGTCAGCACGAAACTCATGGCAGACGTGCCTGTGCGGATGCTGGTCTACGACCTCCTCGAAGACGCGGGCATCGACCTGCGCGACCAGCCCCTGGCCATGCGCCGGCAACGGCTACAGCGCCGCGCGGTCCATCTGGGCGAGGCGCTGCGCCCGTCCCCCCTGGTCGAGGGCCGAGACTGGGCCACCCTGCAATCGGCGTTTCGTCAGGCGCGTGAGCGTGGCGTGGAAGGCCTGATGCTCAAGCACAAGACCAGCCGCTACAGCAGCGGTCGCCCGCGCGGTTACTGGTGGAAGTGGAAGGTCGAGCCCTACACCGTGGATTGTGTCCTGCTCTACGCCCAGGCGGGTCATGGGCGTCGCTCCAATCTGTACACCGATTACACGCTGGGCGTCTGGTCAGGCGATGCGCTGGTCCCGGTGGCCAAGGCCTACTCCGGTCTCACCGATGAGGAGTTGTCGGAAATGGATCGCTGGATTCGTCGACACACCACGGATCGGTTCGGCCCGGTGCGTGCGGTGGAGGCTGGCCAGGTCTTCGAGATCGCCTTCGAGGGCCTGCGCCCATCCAGCCGGCACAAGTCCGGGATTGCGCTGCGTTTTCCAAGAATCCAGCGTTGGCGGCAGGACAAGTCACCAGAGCAGGCCGATCACCTCCGCGCCCTGCAAGACCTGCTGCAAGGCGCCGGTTCCCAGACGCCATGACCCAGACGCCGATGCATCACTGGATGGCCGATCAGGGCATGGCGCCGCTGACGCATCAGGCCGCCTTGTGGACGGCCTGGTCCGAAGGCCAATCCGGGCTGCTCCACGCGCCGACCGGTCATGGGAAATCCCTGGCCGCCCTGGGCGGTTTGCTCAACAGCACGATCACCGGCGGCCGCCTGCGGATGCTGTGGATCACCCCGATGCGTGCACTGGCCGCCGACTTACAGCAGGCCTTCGAGGCGCCTGTTGCGGCGATTAAGCCCGGCTGGAGCGTCGAATGCCGCACCGGCGACACCGGCCAGTCCCAACGCAGCCGCCAACGCCGCAAACCACCCGAAATCCTGATCACCACGCCGGAGTCGGCCAGCTTGCTGCTGACCTATCGCGACATGCTCACGCACCTGGCGGGTGTCGACACGGTGGTCGTCGATGAATGGCATGAGCTACTGGGCAATAAGCGAGGGGTGCAGACCCAGTTGTTGCTCGCTGCACTCCGCGTCGCGAACCCTTCGCTGCGGGTCTGGGGCCTGTCCGCCACCATCGGCAATCTGGAAGAAGCCCGTGATGTCTTGCTGGGCCCGGGTCGAGACGGCGCGCTACTCGCTGCGACAAGCCAGAAACCTTTGGTCATCGAATCACTGCTACCGGACACCCAGGACCGGCTGACCTGGGCCGGCCACCTGGGCCTGCGTCTGCTGCCCCGTATCGTCGAACAGATCACGGCCGCCCGCAGCACACTGCTGTTCACCAATACGCGGTCACAGGCTGAACGTTGGTTTGAAGCCCTGGCCTGTACCGAAGCCTTGGATGGGCGGATCGCCCTGCATCACGGATCGCTGGACCGCAGCCTGCGCGATGCCGCCGAACAAGGCCTCAAAACAGGATCGCTGCGCTGCGTGGTCTCGACTTCCAGCCTGGACCTGGGCGTGGATTTCTCACCCGTCGACCAGGTCATCCAGATCGGTTCGCCCCGCACCCTGGCCCGTCTGATCCAGCGCGCGGGGCGTGCCGGGCATCAGCCCGGGGCCAGCAGCCGGATTCTTTGCGTCCCAACCCACACCCTGGAACTGGCCGAATTCGCCGCCGCCCGCCGACTCTGGGCGTCGGGCCGTGTCGAGGCACGCCAACCGCCGAATGAACCGATCGATGTGCTGTTGCAACACGTCGTCACCCGCTGTCTCGGCCAGCCGCAACGGCCCGATGCGCTGCTCGCCGAGCTGCGCCAAACCCATGCCTACCGCCATCTCAGCGATGCCCGCTGGGACTGGGTGCTGGATTTTCTGGGTCGCGGCGGCGAGGTGCTGCGAGCCTACCCGGAATACCACCGCGTGCGGGCCGACGCACACGGACACCTGCGCGTCAGCAATGCCACCGTGGCCCGTCGCCACCGCATGATGGTCGGCACCATCGCCGCTGATGCCACCATGCGTCTGCGCTGGTTGAAAGGTGGGTCGCTGGGGCATGTGGAAGAGGCCTTCATCTCCCGGCTGAAACCCGGCGACCAGTTCCTGTTCTCGGGGCGGGCACTGGAGCTCGTCCGGGTGCGCGAGCTCACGGCCTATGTGCGACGGGCGCGTCGCCGGCGGGTGGCCGTGCCGCGCTGGGCTGGGGGCCGCCTGCCATTATCAGAGGCCCTGTCCACCGCCTTTATTGATTGGCTTGCGAAGCCGGATGCCGCGCCAGAATATGCCGCACTTGCACCCTTGCTGCGGCTGCAGCAACAGGTATCGTCCCTGCCCAGCCATGAGTCTCTGCTGGTCGAGACCACCCGGTCGCGAGAGGGCTGGCATCTGGCGCTGTTTCCTTGCGCCGGCCAGGCCGTACACGAAGGCCTCGGCGCCTGCCTCGCCTGGCTGGTCACGCGGCAGCAGGCGCGCAGCATCACGGTGGCCAGTAACGACTACGGTTTGGAACTGCTGTCGAGCAAGCCCTGGCCGGACGATTCAGCCTGGCTCGCCCAGCTGCTGGATTTCGGATCGGTGGAGGATCTGCTCACCGAGGCGCTGAACGCCACCGAGCTGTCCAAGCGCCAGTTCCGGGATGTCGCGCAGACCGCCGGACTGGTCTTTACCGGCTATCCCGGTCGCGGCAAGTCGACGCGACAGGTGCAGATGTCGACCGGCCTGCTCTTTGATGTGTTCGCGCGCTACGACCCCGACAACCCGCTGTTAATGCAGGCCAGCCTTGAATCGCGTCGCCAGGCACTGGACTGGGGCCGCTTCCAGCAAACCCTAACCCGGCTACGCCGGCAGCCGATTCGCTGGCATGCCACCGAGTCTCTCAGTCCCTTCGCCTTCCCACTCTACGCCGAAGCCCAGCGTCAGCAGTTGTCCAGCGAATCCCTTGCCGAGCGACTGCAGCGAGCGGCCGAACTGATTGAACGTCGTGCAAGTCACGCCGCCTGAGGGACTTTCGCTGACGCTTGGCGGCGAGAAGCTCTGGCTGCTGCCCGAGCGCGCGCTCTGGTGGCCGGCTCAGCAGGCCGTGGTGGTGGCCGACGTGCACCTGGGAAAGGATGCGGTGTTTCGACGTCAGGGTCTGGCCATCCCCAAGGGCGGCGCCGGGTCTGATCTGGCAAGGCTCACGCAGCTGATCCGACGCCACGACGCCGCTCGGCTCCTCGTCCTGGGCGACTGGCTGCATGCGGCTCCGCGCGCTTCCGAAGACTGGACTCCCGAGTTACTGGCATGGCGCGACACGCACGCGGACCTGGAGTTCAGCTGGGTGGTCGGCAACCACGACCGCCGGATCGAAACGCTGGCCGTCCAACTCAATGCTCATTGCCTTGAGGAAGCCCGTTCGCTCAACGGCCTGGCGCTTTGTCACGAACCGCCAGAGCGACTGGATCGGCCCAGTCTTTGTGGTCACTGGCACCCGGTATTGCGACTACAAACCGGCGCGAGAACCCGTCAGCGGCTGCCGGCATTCTGGTTGGCGGGCCATCGCCTGGTGCTCCCGGCCTTTGGCAGCCTGACAGGCGGCCACCCCATCCAGGGGGCGCCAACAGATCGAACCTGGGTCACCGACGGCACGACGGTGTTCGAGTGGCCGCCTAGTCCTCGTTCAAAGCGCTGACGACCTGTGCGCGCAG encodes:
- a CDS encoding NAD-dependent epimerase/dehydratase family protein — encoded protein: MKIGVLGGTGMLGHHAAAAAQAAGHEVVVLHRAGSDLSRVSDLAAECRVADANERASLEQAFAGLDAVVNAAAYYPTTPRPWRDEVRTALRQTEDFLTACRAAAVSRAVYVGGSIALAPAGEGAVGDERCIRDTAPRTRNPYVRLKWAMDAHYAQASDQQLAVSIAIPAMTFGPYDYGPSTGQLLTRLGNGALPNYVRGNRNVVAAEDAGRGILAVIERGAAGERYLLTGSNTSMDEIMTLAARRLGTAVPRAVPLPVARAVSAVQALRYRLGGPPPQISATAIAVMSAGQHLSGDKALRELDYQPRLTLEQTLDSALDWFRSVGYLPA
- a CDS encoding MarR family winged helix-turn-helix transcriptional regulator encodes the protein MPRSRVPVGPSSLIVEIARLIRRDFGQRAEHLNLTQSQWRALYQISHRPGINQAKLAEKLEVHPVSVTQVVDRLVKAGWVVRVPDPMDRRAVQLQLTDACVPLLEEMDRISIETRETVLAGLDETQRKDLEDVLRHVRANLRQAFGADESDD
- a CDS encoding ligase-associated DNA damage response exonuclease, with the translated sequence MAAPLLQQTDRGLYCAPGDFYIDPWRPVDRAIITHAHADHARPGHAHYLAHAQSWPVMQRRLGEISGDIVRYGEVIRHQGVTISLHPAGHILGSAQVRVESRGEVWVVTGDYKRDADATCTAFEPQRCHTLISEVTFGYPVYRWPGEAVVLEQLRQWWAQCRVRGEAAVLFCYALGKAQRLLHGLRALDEPVVVHGALPPINAIYEAAGVPLAPCETVGRRQQSFAGRLVMAPPSAAGSAWMKRFPKRSTAFASGWMQLRGNRRRRGYDRGFVLSDHADWAGLLQTVADSQAEQVLLTHGDSAPLERLLRERGLDARALEAQRPPGEDSP
- a CDS encoding ATP-dependent DNA ligase produces the protein MKRFAALFHTLDGSTRSSHKRAALVAYFASAPARDAAHAVATLCGQRPRRAVNATRLRQAAAQRTGLPLWLIEETYHHVGDLAETIALLLPEPDHPQSIPLHELLERRLPALARADEAGQIDQLCRLWSHLPADERLVFNKLLTGGFRVGVARQSVIHALAAHLQVDAERIAARLMGRIEPDPGLMDRLGADERPADSLAPYPFLLAHPAPESIQDLGDATDYLAEWKWDGMRAQLVVRNGAVAIWSRGEDDVTPLFPELRDAAATLADGTVLDGEILAWDARGVRPFGDLQRRLNRKRVSTKLMADVPVRMLVYDLLEDAGIDLRDQPLAMRRQRLQRRAVHLGEALRPSPLVEGRDWATLQSAFRQARERGVEGLMLKHKTSRYSSGRPRGYWWKWKVEPYTVDCVLLYAQAGHGRRSNLYTDYTLGVWSGDALVPVAKAYSGLTDEELSEMDRWIRRHTTDRFGPVRAVEAGQVFEIAFEGLRPSSRHKSGIALRFPRIQRWRQDKSPEQADHLRALQDLLQGAGSQTP
- a CDS encoding ligase-associated DNA damage response DEXH box helicase, which codes for MTQTPMHHWMADQGMAPLTHQAALWTAWSEGQSGLLHAPTGHGKSLAALGGLLNSTITGGRLRMLWITPMRALAADLQQAFEAPVAAIKPGWSVECRTGDTGQSQRSRQRRKPPEILITTPESASLLLTYRDMLTHLAGVDTVVVDEWHELLGNKRGVQTQLLLAALRVANPSLRVWGLSATIGNLEEARDVLLGPGRDGALLAATSQKPLVIESLLPDTQDRLTWAGHLGLRLLPRIVEQITAARSTLLFTNTRSQAERWFEALACTEALDGRIALHHGSLDRSLRDAAEQGLKTGSLRCVVSTSSLDLGVDFSPVDQVIQIGSPRTLARLIQRAGRAGHQPGASSRILCVPTHTLELAEFAAARRLWASGRVEARQPPNEPIDVLLQHVVTRCLGQPQRPDALLAELRQTHAYRHLSDARWDWVLDFLGRGGEVLRAYPEYHRVRADAHGHLRVSNATVARRHRMMVGTIAADATMRLRWLKGGSLGHVEEAFISRLKPGDQFLFSGRALELVRVRELTAYVRRARRRRVAVPRWAGGRLPLSEALSTAFIDWLAKPDAAPEYAALAPLLRLQQQVSSLPSHESLLVETTRSREGWHLALFPCAGQAVHEGLGACLAWLVTRQQARSITVASNDYGLELLSSKPWPDDSAWLAQLLDFGSVEDLLTEALNATELSKRQFRDVAQTAGLVFTGYPGRGKSTRQVQMSTGLLFDVFARYDPDNPLLMQASLESRRQALDWGRFQQTLTRLRRQPIRWHATESLSPFAFPLYAEAQRQQLSSESLAERLQRAAELIERRASHAA
- the pdeM gene encoding ligase-associated DNA damage response endonuclease PdeM; amino-acid sequence: MQVTPPEGLSLTLGGEKLWLLPERALWWPAQQAVVVADVHLGKDAVFRRQGLAIPKGGAGSDLARLTQLIRRHDAARLLVLGDWLHAAPRASEDWTPELLAWRDTHADLEFSWVVGNHDRRIETLAVQLNAHCLEEARSLNGLALCHEPPERLDRPSLCGHWHPVLRLQTGARTRQRLPAFWLAGHRLVLPAFGSLTGGHPIQGAPTDRTWVTDGTTVFEWPPSPRSKR